Proteins from a genomic interval of Centroberyx gerrardi isolate f3 chromosome 23, fCenGer3.hap1.cur.20231027, whole genome shotgun sequence:
- the taf6l gene encoding TAF6-like RNA polymerase II p300/CBP-associated factor-associated factor 65 kDa subunit 6L, which produces MADREERRFAEVPRESVKLMAESAGVELGDDVAALLAEDVCYRLREATQSSSQFMRHAKRRKLTVEDFNRALRWSNVEAVCGYGAQDALPFRSAKEGELFFIEDRDINLVELALATNIPKGCAETMVRVNVSYLDGKGNLEPQGTVPSAVQSLSDDLLKYYQQITRAILGEDPHLMKVALLDLQSNSKIAALLPYFVYVISGVKSVSHDLEQLNRLLHMVKSLVQNPYLYLGSYVRSLVSSVMYCILEPLAASINPLNDHWTLRDYAALLLSHIFWTHGDLVSGLYHQILLSLQKVLSDPVRPLCSHYGAVVGLHALGWKAVERVLYPHLPAYWANLQAVLDDYSVSNAQVKADGHKVYGAILVAVERLLKMKALSLSQSAEGGSSGQPGSVVGAMGYRVSSPGLSPPPEPLSDAALGIASHLQAGGAGCPWEEWTPVPLPAMYCELYSFFGDSLAVRFSTGPGFGSYPPCAPSQPSDARKDPPGPAANPDTTRKMPQLTANLNISPRQDGSPRTEPPPPSLAATGPGRSLARSSSSSSVQRSRSSSSRSGQRSAGPSRDVFPKARFTSPQTGPTAFSFLIGGRQMGRRCQGRRPFQTIFAPTPPLSAVPPRAYAHKLPVIGRVGKPVRRWACSHYSLHLPL; this is translated from the exons ATGGCGGACCGGGAGGAGCGCCGCTTCGCCGAGGTTCCCCGGGAGTCCGTCAAACTCATGGCCGAGAGTGCAGGCGTGGAACTCGGCGACGATGTGGCCGCTCTGCTGGCTGAAGACGTGTGTTACCGCCTCAGGGAAGCAACGCAG AGCAGCTCTCAGTTCATGAGGCATGCCAAGCGGAGGAAGCTGACAGTGGAGGACTTCAACCGAGCTCTGCGCTGGAGCAATGTGGAG GCCGTTTGTGGCTACGGGGCCCAAGACGCCCTGCCCTTCCGTTCAGCAAAAGAAGGCGAACTCTTCTTCATCGAGGACCGGGACATCAACCTGGTGGAGTTGGCCCTGGCCACCAACATTCCCAAGGGCTGTGCCGAGACGATGGTGCGAG tGAATGTGTCCTACCTGGATGGGAAAGGCAACCTGGAGCCTCAAGGGACAG TTCCCAGTGCGGTGCAGTCGCTCTCGGACGACCTCCTGAAGTACTACCAGCAGATCACCCGGGCCATCCTGGGAGAGGACCCGCACCTCATGAAG GTGGCTTTGCTGGACCTCCAGTCCAACTCGAAGATCGCCGCTCTCCTGCCGTACTTTGTTTATGTCATCAGTGGG GTGAAGTCGGTGAGCCATGACCTGGAGCAGCTGAACCGGCTCCTGCACATGGTGAAGAGCCTGGTCCAGAATCCCTACCTGTACCTGGGCTCGTACGTCCGCAGCCTGGTCTCCAGCGTCATGTACTGCATCCTGGAGCCACTGGCCGCCTCCATCAACCCCCTCAACGACCACTGGACCCTCAGGGACTACGctgccctcctcctcagccACATCTTCTG GACTCATGGTGATCTGGTGAGCGGTCTGTACCACCAGATCCTGCTGTCGCTCCAGAAGGTTTTGTCCGACCCGGTCCGACCGCTCTGCTCCCACTACGGAGCCGTGGTGGGGCTGCATGCTCTGGGATGGAAG GCTGTTGAAAGAGTGCTGTATCCACACCTCCCTGCCTACTGGGCCAACCTGCAGGCGGTGTTGGACGACTACTCTGTTTCCAACGCCCAGGTCAAAGCAGACGGACACAAGGTCTACGGAGCCATCCTG GTGGCAGTGGAGCGTCTGCTGAAGATGAAggctttgtctctgtctcagtcGGCGGAGGGAGGGTCCAGCGGTCAGCCCGGCTCTGTGGTGGGCGCTATGGGTTACAGGGTGAGCTCCCCGGGCCTCAGCCCCCCTCCGGAGCCTCTCTCGGACGCTGCCCTGGGAATCGCCAGCCACCTCCAGGCCGGGGGCGCCGGCTGCCCCTGGGAGGAGTGGACGCCCGTCCCGCTGCCGGCCATGTACTGCGAACTCTACTCTTTCTTCGGAGACAGCCTGGCGGTCCGGTTCAGCACGGGACCCGGGTTTGGCAGCTACCCGCCGTGCGCCCCGTCCCAGCCCAGCGATGCGAGGAAAGACCCCCCTGGCCCCGCCGCCAACCCCGATACCACCCGCAAGATGCCGCAGCTGACCGCCAACCTCAACATCAGCCCCAGGCAGGACGGGAGTCCTCGCACCGagccccccccacccagccTGGCAGCTACCGGACCAGGGAG ATCTCTGGctcgctcttcctcctcctcctctgtccagcGCTCCAGATCCTCGTCGTCCCGATCAGGCCAGCGTTCGGCGGGTCCGTCCCGCGACGTTTTCCCCAAGGCCCGGTTCACCTCTCCTCAGACCGGACCCACGGCGTTCTCCTTCCTCATCGGCGGGCGGCAGATGGGCCGGCGTTGCCAAGGCCGACGCCCCTTCCAGACCATTTTCGCCCCGACCCCTCCCCTGTCCGCCGTCCCACCCCGCGCCTACGCCCACAAACTGCCCGTCATCGGCAGGGTGGGCAAACCCGTACGGCGCTGGGCGTGTTCCCATTACTCCCTTCATCTGCCCCTCTAA
- the cth1 gene encoding cysteine three histidine 1: MFETSSDDLFLPPYQDEEMVDNLLSSEESDGGGGGLSLSEALLPLVESSSPPLNPWVCSTRYKTKLCTSYAATGFCTYAERCQFAHGLQELHVPFRHPKYKTELCRSYHTTGYCYYGTRCLFVHSPMEQRPACRWRRRNVPCRTFRSFGICPFGTRCNFLHVEGGGSVESTNSDKEWKPRGALCRTFSSFGFCLYGTRCLFQHGLPSKMKTPESQGGALSPLLFPGSDALSPFSSASPTSSGSPSRPPSVSPSPLTAPPAESTAHNAFTFSSQHLSDLLLPLALHLKQLESSKAMAASAQEIWDNRAL; encoded by the exons ATGTTTGAG accAGTAGTGACGACTTGTTCCTGCCTCCCTACCAAGACGAAGAGATGGTGGACAACCTGCTGTCCAGTGAGGAGTCAGATGGAGGCGGAGGAGGCCTGTCCCTGTCCGAGGCCCTGCTGCCCCTGGTCGAGtcctcctccccacccctcaACCCCTGGGTTTGCTCCACCCGCTACAAGACGAAGCTCTGCACCAGCTACGCCGCCACGGGTTTCTGCACGTACGCCGAGCGCTGTCAGTTCGCCCACGGCCTCCAGGAGCTCCACGTGCCCTTCCGCCACCCCAAGTACAAGACCGAGTTGTGCCGCAGCTACCACACCACCGGCTACTGCTACTACGGCACCCGCTGCTTGTTCGTCCACAGCCCCATGGAGCAGCGTCCCGCCTGCCGCTGGCGCCGGAGGAACGTCCCCTGCCGCACCTTCCGCTCCTTTGGGATTTGTCCCTTCGGTACCCGCTGTAACTTCCTGCACGTCGAGGGCGGAGGCAGCGTGGAGTCGACCAACTCCGACAAAGAGTGGAAGCCGCGGGGAGCTTTGTGCCGCACCTTCAGCTCCTTCGGCTTCTGCCTCTACGGCACCCGCTGCCTCTTCCAGCACGGCCTCCCCAGCAAGATGAAGACCCCCGAGAGCCAGGGAGGCGCGCTCTCGCCGCTCCTGTTCCCGGGTTCGGACGCGCTCTCGCCCTTCTCCTCCGCCTCGCCGACTTCTTCGGGCTCGCCCTCTCGTCCGCCGTCAGTCTCGCCCTCGCCACTCACCGCGCCGCCTGCGGAGTCCACGGCCCACAACGCGTTCACCTTCTCCAGTCAGCACCTCAGCgacctgctgctgccgctggccCTCCACCTGAAGCAGCTGGAGAGCAGCAAGGCCATGGCGGCCAGCGCCCAGGAGATCTGGGACAACAGGGCGCTGTAG